One genomic region from Kineobactrum salinum encodes:
- the hemC gene encoding hydroxymethylbilane synthase has translation MPRTVTIATRESPLALWQAEYVRTALQRAHPDLRVELLGMTSRGDQLLDVPLAKVGGKGLFVKELETALLDRSADLAVHSMKDVPMDFPPGLGLGVICEREDPRDAFVSNRFASVAGLPKGSVVGTSSLRRECQLRAARPDLQVHFLRGNVNTRLRKLDADEYDAIILATAGLLRLELSDRVRQRMPVAESLPAGGQGAVGIELRSDDTGLLELLQPLHHEASALRVTAERALNRRLEGGCQVPIACYAELSAGGAELWLRGLVGRPDGSLLLRAEGRAPVAQAEALGIAVAEDLLSQGAGAILAEVYGR, from the coding sequence ATGCCCCGCACAGTAACCATCGCCACCCGAGAAAGCCCGCTGGCCCTGTGGCAGGCCGAGTATGTCAGGACCGCGCTGCAGCGCGCCCACCCGGACCTGCGGGTGGAGCTGCTGGGGATGACTTCGCGCGGAGACCAGTTGCTGGATGTCCCGCTGGCCAAGGTGGGAGGCAAGGGCCTGTTCGTGAAGGAGCTGGAGACGGCGCTGCTGGATCGCAGTGCAGACCTTGCGGTGCACTCGATGAAGGATGTGCCGATGGATTTCCCTCCCGGGCTCGGCCTGGGGGTGATCTGCGAGCGCGAGGACCCGCGCGATGCGTTCGTCAGCAACCGCTTTGCCAGCGTCGCCGGGCTGCCAAAGGGCAGCGTGGTCGGCACCTCCAGCCTGCGGCGGGAATGCCAGTTGCGTGCCGCCCGGCCGGATCTGCAGGTCCATTTCCTGCGCGGCAATGTCAACACCCGGCTGCGCAAGCTGGATGCGGACGAGTACGACGCCATCATCCTGGCCACCGCGGGCCTGTTGCGCCTGGAGCTGTCCGATCGGGTGCGCCAGCGCATGCCGGTGGCGGAGTCTTTGCCGGCCGGGGGGCAGGGCGCGGTGGGTATCGAGTTGCGCAGTGACGATACCGGGTTGCTGGAGCTGCTGCAGCCGCTGCACCATGAAGCCAGCGCGCTGCGGGTCACCGCCGAGCGCGCGCTCAATCGCCGGCTGGAAGGGGGCTGCCAGGTACCTATCGCCTGCTATGCCGAGCTGTCTGCCGGGGGTGCCGAACTCTGGCTGCGGGGGCTGGTCGGGAGGCCTGATGGCAGCCTGTTGCTGCGGGCGGAGGGCCGTGCGCCCGTGGCACAGGCCGAGGCTCTGGGGATAGCGGTGGCCGAGGACCTGCTGTCCCAGGGCGCCGGCGCTATCCTGGCCGAAGTCTATGGCCGCTAG
- a CDS encoding LytR/AlgR family response regulator transcription factor has product MKILVVDDEPLARDRLLRLLQKLRPEATVLQAGSGEQALIMLAREQPSLLLLDIRMPGLDGIAVAVQLDALPQPPALIFCTAYDEYALEALRHQAVAYLLKPVREAELARALALAGRVNRLQLEALDGALPTGRSQVSSQGHRGVETLPVAEVRCFVAEQKYVNAVAPERELLLPDALKDLECELARDFVRVHRNALVALRHVRRLRRDPDGCWYVELDGVALCPQVSRRHLAEVKARLKSR; this is encoded by the coding sequence GTGAAGATCCTGGTGGTAGATGACGAGCCGCTGGCGCGGGATCGCCTGTTGCGGCTGTTGCAGAAACTGCGGCCGGAAGCGACGGTGCTGCAGGCCGGTTCCGGGGAGCAGGCGCTGATAATGCTGGCCCGGGAGCAGCCCTCCCTGTTGTTGCTGGATATCCGCATGCCGGGGCTGGATGGCATCGCGGTGGCGGTGCAGCTCGATGCCCTGCCGCAACCCCCGGCACTGATTTTCTGTACCGCCTACGATGAATATGCGCTGGAGGCGCTGCGCCACCAGGCGGTCGCCTATCTGCTCAAGCCGGTGCGCGAGGCGGAACTGGCACGCGCGCTGGCGCTGGCCGGGCGGGTGAACCGGCTGCAGCTGGAAGCGCTGGACGGCGCCCTGCCGACCGGCCGCAGCCAGGTCAGCAGCCAGGGGCACCGCGGCGTGGAAACCCTGCCGGTGGCCGAGGTGCGCTGCTTCGTGGCGGAACAGAAGTACGTCAATGCCGTGGCACCCGAGCGTGAGCTGTTGCTGCCGGATGCGCTCAAGGATCTGGAGTGTGAGCTGGCACGGGATTTCGTCCGGGTGCACCGCAATGCGCTGGTCGCGCTGCGCCACGTGCGGCGTCTGCGTCGCGACCCCGACGGCTGCTGGTATGTGGAGCTGGACGGGGTGGCGCTCTGTCCCCAGGTCAGCCGTCGTCATCTGGCCGAGGTCAAGGCACGATTGAAGAGTCGCTAG
- a CDS encoding sensor histidine kinase, whose translation MQGSTGRPSGTAVAGEFFIPDLCAPRPVLFLVLLTELMVLVYTLVISQLPQFNWNVLALTSLFVQWLVLGSTALLCALRAVFARLGLPLAVAGSLALVLLVTALSSQLALWLYPELLTVTAGGWWLLRNLLVAAVIGGIALRYFYLQQQLALRERSELQARLDSLRSRIRPHFLFNTLNSIASLIASHPERAETAVEDLAELFRASLREAGRDTTVADELRLCELYLGIEQLRLGQRLQFSCEVEAGLLELPMPSLILQPLVENAVYHGISRLPEGGQVSMRLFRNAGQLVVVVANPVPLTAAGIRGERIAVSNIEQRLLGLFGDDASLQLGPEGDQFKAELRYPVAEPA comes from the coding sequence ATGCAGGGTTCGACAGGGCGACCTTCAGGCACGGCGGTGGCGGGGGAATTCTTCATCCCCGACCTGTGCGCACCCCGTCCGGTACTGTTTCTGGTGTTGTTGACCGAGTTGATGGTGTTGGTCTACACGCTGGTCATCAGCCAGCTGCCACAGTTCAACTGGAACGTGCTGGCGCTGACCTCCCTGTTCGTGCAGTGGCTGGTACTTGGCAGTACTGCGCTGCTCTGCGCGCTGCGCGCGGTGTTCGCCCGTCTTGGCCTGCCGCTGGCCGTGGCTGGCAGCCTGGCGCTGGTACTGCTGGTCACCGCTTTGTCCAGCCAGTTGGCGCTGTGGCTATATCCCGAATTGCTGACCGTGACTGCCGGCGGCTGGTGGCTGCTGCGTAATCTGCTGGTGGCGGCGGTGATCGGCGGCATCGCGCTGCGCTATTTTTACCTGCAGCAGCAACTCGCCCTGCGCGAGCGCTCGGAACTGCAGGCGCGGCTGGATTCCCTGCGGTCCCGTATCCGCCCGCATTTTCTGTTCAATACGCTCAACAGCATTGCCAGCCTGATAGCCTCCCATCCCGAGCGCGCCGAGACTGCGGTGGAGGATCTGGCGGAGCTGTTCCGGGCCAGTTTGCGGGAGGCCGGGAGAGACACCACGGTGGCCGATGAGTTGCGGCTCTGCGAGCTCTATCTCGGCATTGAGCAATTGCGCCTGGGGCAGCGGCTGCAATTCAGCTGTGAGGTGGAGGCCGGCCTGCTGGAGCTGCCGATGCCCAGCCTGATCCTGCAACCGCTGGTGGAAAACGCCGTCTATCACGGCATCTCCCGGCTGCCGGAAGGGGGACAGGTCAGCATGCGCCTGTTCCGCAATGCCGGGCAACTGGTAGTGGTAGTGGCGAATCCGGTGCCGCTGACCGCGGCCGGGATCCGCGGCGAGCGCATCGCAGTGTCGAACATTGAGCAGCGCCTGCTGGGCCTGTTCGGCGATGATGCCAGCCTGCAGCTGGGGCCCGAGGGAGATCAGTTCAAAGCGGAACTGCGCTATCCGGTGGCGGAGCCGGCGTGA